In the Solibacillus sp. FSL K6-1523 genome, one interval contains:
- a CDS encoding GLUG motif-containing protein yields the protein MRNHKKFLKATVGVTLAVSSVPLVAPVSAQATTFSDVPESAYYYDAVHELAARGIVAGFGDQTFKPNAAITRGQLAKIMAGILGLDTQNVVNPGFTDVPPSNAYYGAIAALAQAGIINGYEDQTFRANEPLQRNHLAKILVEAFHLLSPKGATMPLTDVHKDYADYILALYTNGITTGQTATEFDGTSHVTRGQLAVFVVRAEEVVQSLENEEVEEEPIVEQPPITERKPTPNLTFTVSVEGLAEMFSTDTGIEVVTTGVITRMYKDGDVVKITFVSEEDIPKEPFKVKIRNVEYEFTFNKDRNEWVAKKLNETVSSDSGWEPAPSSPAPTPPPIPSPPSTVSVTVKTPPKETYFEGDSLDLEDLVVTLHKSNGTEEEVGFGAFASKGIMVNPTHGTPLTTADTAVIITVEGRTVSQPITVNPAPVTSNPVTAITVISSPRNVTYVEGELLDIRGLVVSLQRLDGTTEDVALVDFQSNGITTNPIDGAVLTTADTEVLITVNGETARQPITVNSIFEDGSAANPYLIDSVAKLQAMESFDGPDVYFKQTADINMTSESWIPFVFNGHFDGDGNKISHVMIDQPSNDKVGFFSELKGELQNVHLEDVDVEGRNYVGGLVGYGGGSITNSYATGSVEGISQVGGLVGISDGGSITNSYATGSVEGTDDVGGLVGYGGGSITNSYATGSVEGISRVGGLVGIVYGGSITNSYATGNVIGVWQVGGLVGISDGSIENSYATGSVIGEWQVGGLAGGSIGSIENSYATGSVEGTRNDVGGLVGISDGSIKNSYATGSVKGNSDVGGLVGYGDVSIENSYATGSVKGNSDVGGLVGLVRGYGSIKNSYATGSVEGTGNNVGGLVGLVYFGGSITSSYYDSDTTGQSDDTGKGTPHTTVEMKEGTEVTIYIGWDTDIWDFGTITDYPKLKMQ from the coding sequence ATGAGGAATCATAAAAAATTCTTAAAAGCAACAGTAGGTGTCACATTAGCGGTCAGTTCTGTTCCATTGGTTGCGCCTGTATCCGCACAAGCAACCACCTTTTCAGATGTTCCCGAGTCCGCGTATTACTATGACGCGGTGCATGAATTAGCTGCACGCGGGATCGTGGCAGGATTTGGTGATCAAACATTTAAGCCAAATGCAGCGATTACGCGCGGACAATTGGCGAAAATTATGGCTGGGATATTGGGGCTAGATACGCAAAATGTAGTAAATCCAGGCTTTACCGATGTCCCACCGAGCAATGCTTATTACGGGGCGATTGCTGCTTTAGCACAAGCCGGCATTATTAATGGCTACGAGGATCAAACATTCCGCGCGAACGAACCACTTCAGCGCAATCATTTAGCGAAAATTTTGGTGGAAGCTTTTCATTTACTGTCACCAAAAGGGGCAACAATGCCATTAACAGATGTGCATAAAGATTATGCGGATTATATTTTAGCGCTTTACACAAATGGCATTACAACAGGGCAAACGGCGACTGAGTTTGATGGAACCTCGCATGTGACACGCGGACAATTGGCAGTCTTTGTCGTGCGCGCAGAGGAAGTTGTTCAATCACTGGAAAACGAAGAAGTGGAAGAGGAACCGATTGTAGAACAGCCTCCTATAACCGAGCGAAAACCAACACCGAATTTAACATTTACGGTGTCAGTAGAAGGTTTGGCAGAAATGTTTTCAACCGATACGGGAATTGAAGTGGTGACAACAGGTGTCATTACGCGGATGTATAAGGACGGGGATGTTGTCAAAATCACCTTTGTGTCAGAAGAGGACATTCCGAAAGAGCCGTTTAAAGTAAAGATTCGCAATGTCGAGTATGAATTCACATTTAATAAGGACAGAAATGAATGGGTCGCAAAGAAATTGAATGAAACCGTTTCATCGGATTCAGGGTGGGAGCCAGCGCCATCATCGCCAGCACCAACTCCACCACCGATTCCATCTCCGCCTAGTACGGTTTCGGTAACGGTAAAAACACCACCAAAAGAAACATACTTTGAAGGGGATTCACTAGATTTAGAAGATTTAGTCGTCACGTTACACAAATCGAACGGGACAGAAGAAGAGGTCGGTTTTGGGGCATTTGCATCAAAAGGAATTATGGTTAACCCAACTCATGGTACACCGTTAACAACAGCGGATACAGCGGTAATTATTACGGTCGAGGGACGAACAGTGAGTCAACCGATTACGGTAAACCCAGCACCTGTTACATCGAATCCCGTGACAGCTATAACAGTAATAAGTTCACCTCGAAACGTAACATATGTTGAAGGAGAGTTGTTAGATATAAGAGGTTTAGTCGTGTCGTTGCAAAGATTAGATGGAACGACCGAAGATGTAGCGTTGGTGGATTTCCAATCAAACGGAATCACTACAAACCCAATCGATGGGGCCGTGTTAACAACGGCAGATACGGAAGTACTTATTACCGTAAATGGGGAAACAGCTCGCCAACCGATTACTGTAAATAGCATATTTGAAGATGGAAGTGCCGCAAATCCATATTTAATCGATTCTGTCGCCAAATTACAAGCGATGGAATCCTTTGATGGACCTGATGTTTACTTCAAACAGACTGCCGATATTAATATGACAAGTGAAAGTTGGATACCATTTGTCTTTAATGGGCATTTTGATGGAGACGGGAATAAAATCAGTCATGTAATGATTGATCAACCGAGTAATGATAAAGTTGGATTCTTTAGTGAGCTGAAAGGAGAATTGCAAAATGTTCACTTGGAGGATGTGGATGTAGAGGGAAGGAATTATGTAGGCGGCTTGGTCGGATATGGTGGTGGAAGCATAACAAATAGCTACGCGACTGGCAGTGTGGAGGGAATTTCTCAAGTAGGCGGATTGGTCGGAATTAGTGATGGTGGAAGCATAACAAATAGTTACGCGACAGGCAGTGTAGAGGGAACTGACGATGTAGGCGGCTTGGTCGGATATGGTGGTGGAAGCATAACAAATAGCTACGCGACTGGCAGTGTGGAGGGAATTTCCCGAGTAGGCGGCTTGGTCGGAATTGTATATGGTGGAAGCATAACAAATAGCTACGCGACAGGCAATGTGATTGGAGTGTGGCAAGTAGGCGGATTGGTCGGAATTAGTGATGGAAGCATAGAAAATAGCTACGCGACTGGCAGTGTGATTGGAGAGTGGCAAGTAGGCGGATTGGCCGGGGGGAGCATTGGAAGCATAGAAAATAGCTACGCAACTGGAAGTGTAGAGGGAACTCGTAATGATGTAGGCGGATTGGTCGGAATTAGTGATGGAAGCATAAAAAATAGCTACGCGACAGGTAGTGTGAAGGGAAATTCCGATGTAGGCGGATTGGTCGGATATGGTGATGTAAGCATAGAAAATAGCTACGCGACTGGCAGTGTGAAGGGAAATTCCGATGTAGGCGGATTGGTCGGATTGGTTCGTGGTTATGGAAGCATAAAAAATAGCTACGCGACAGGCAGTGTAGAGGGAACTGGTAATAATGTAGGCGGCTTGGTCGGGCTGGTTTATTTTGGTGGAAGCATAACTAGCAGCTATTACGACAGTGATACAACAGGACAATCAGATGATACTGGAAAAGGAACCCCCCACACAACTGTCGAAATGAAAGAAGGAACAGAAGTAACAATCTACATTGGTTGGGATACTGATATTTGGGATTTTGGTACGATTACGGATTATCCAAAGTTGAAGATGCAATAG
- the metK gene encoding methionine adenosyltransferase: MKNRRLFTSESVTEGHPDKICDQISDAILDAILAEDPNARVACETTVTTGLVLVSGEITTSTYVDMKGIIRDTVAGIGYTRGKYGFDAENLAVLVAVGEQSPDIAQGVDQALEAREGSMTDEELEAIGAGDQGLMFGYACNETPELMPLPISLAHKLARRLAEVRKSGELAYLRPDGKTQVTIEYDENDQPVRVDTIVISTQHDEEATLEQIQADMKAYVIQPIVPAELLDEATKYFINPTGRFVIGGPKGDAGLTGRKIIVDTYGGYARHGGGAFSGKDATKVDRSAAYAARYVAKNIVAAGLADRAEVQLAYAIGVAQPVSIAVDTFGTGKVEESQMVEWVRELFDLRPAGIIKMLDLRRPIYKQTAAYGHFGRTDLDVSWEKTDKAAALQEKAGL, encoded by the coding sequence ATGAAAAATCGTCGACTGTTTACATCAGAAAGTGTAACAGAAGGGCATCCAGATAAAATTTGCGATCAAATTTCAGATGCCATTTTAGATGCTATTTTAGCAGAAGATCCGAATGCACGTGTAGCTTGTGAAACTACGGTAACAACAGGCTTAGTATTAGTTTCTGGAGAAATTACAACGTCAACATATGTAGATATGAAGGGAATTATCCGTGATACAGTAGCAGGTATCGGTTATACGCGCGGTAAATACGGCTTTGACGCAGAAAACTTGGCGGTTCTTGTAGCTGTTGGTGAACAATCACCTGACATCGCGCAAGGTGTTGACCAAGCATTAGAAGCACGTGAAGGCTCGATGACAGATGAAGAGTTAGAAGCAATTGGCGCGGGTGACCAAGGTTTAATGTTTGGTTATGCATGTAACGAAACACCAGAGCTTATGCCGTTACCAATTTCATTAGCACATAAATTAGCACGTCGTTTAGCAGAAGTTCGTAAATCAGGCGAGCTTGCGTATTTACGTCCAGATGGTAAAACACAAGTAACGATTGAGTATGATGAAAACGATCAACCAGTGCGTGTTGATACAATTGTTATTTCAACACAACATGATGAAGAAGCAACATTAGAGCAAATTCAAGCAGATATGAAAGCATATGTGATTCAACCAATCGTACCGGCTGAATTATTAGATGAAGCGACGAAATACTTCATCAACCCAACAGGTCGTTTCGTTATTGGTGGACCTAAAGGTGATGCAGGTTTAACAGGTCGTAAAATTATCGTTGATACGTACGGCGGTTATGCACGTCACGGTGGTGGAGCATTCTCTGGTAAGGATGCAACAAAAGTTGACCGTTCAGCAGCATATGCAGCACGTTACGTTGCAAAAAATATTGTAGCAGCAGGACTTGCGGATCGTGCAGAAGTACAACTGGCATACGCAATTGGCGTTGCACAACCTGTATCAATTGCTGTCGATACATTCGGTACAGGAAAAGTGGAAGAAAGCCAAATGGTGGAGTGGGTACGTGAATTATTCGACCTACGCCCAGCAGGCATTATTAAAATGCTTGATCTACGTCGTCCAATTTATAAACAAACAGCAGCATACGGTCACTTCGGTCGTACAGATCTAGATGTTTCTTGGGAAAAGACAGATAAAGCAGCAGCATTACAGGAAAAAGCAGGTTTATAA